ACGTCTAATTCCATCGCACCTCTCATTTCTTCGATCACAAGGGAAGTGAGCTGCTCTACTTCCTCTTCCGGAACTTCGAAAACAAGTTCGTCATGAACCTGTAAAATCATCATCGAAGATAATTTTTCTTTTCTGATCCGTTCATCAACGTTGATCATAGCGATCTTTATCATATCCGCTGCCGATCCCTGAAGTTGGGTATTCACCGCAATTCGCTCGGCGCTCTGCCTTAGATTGAAGTTACTTGAGTCTATCTCATATAGATAGCGTTTCCTCCCTAATATGGTTGTTACGAACTTTTCCTCACGCGCCATTGCGATTGACGAGGCTATAAAATTATTGATTCCCGGAAACCTGCTGAAGTACTCATCAATCGTCGCACTCGCGTCCTCCATGGAAATTCCCAATTCACCGGAAATCCTGAAAGCTCTGGCTCCGTACATGATCGCAAAATTCACTGTTTTAGCCGCGTTTCTCATCTCGGAGGTCACATCTTTCAGGTCAATACCGTATAGCCCGGCGGCTGTCCGGCTGTGAATGTCCTCATCGTCCCGGAATGCCTGTATAAGAGTAGGATCATTAGACAAATGCGCCATTATTCTGAGCTCGATTTGTGAATAATCCGCCGAAAGAATCTTCCAGCCTCTTTTTTCCGGTACGAATGCGTGCCTTATCTTCCTTCCGATCTCAGTTTTGATCGGGATATTCTGAAAGTTAGGATCGCTGCTCGACAATCTGCCTGTCGCTGCGACGGTCTGGCTGAAAGTACTGTGAACCCTTCCGGTTTTCGGGTCGACCAATTTCGGAAGCGTTTCGAGATAGGTTGATTTTAACTTGGTATACATTCTATACTCAAGAACTTTTTCAACAATCTCATGTTCTTTTTTAAGGGATTCCATTGCCCGCTGATCCGTCGAAAAGCCTGTTTTGGTTTTCCTTGTCGGCGGCAAACCGAGTTTTTCGTACAGGATATTTGCAAGTTGTTTCGGAGAGTTGATCGTAAATTCTTCCCCGGCCAACTTGTGTATTCTCTGCTCAATCTCCTTAATATCCACATCCAAATCACTTGACATCCTCTTGAGATGGTCGACCTTTAGATAAACGCCTGCCTTTTCCATCCTCAAAAGTACGTGGATCAAGGGAATCTCTATCTCCTGATATATCTTCGTCATCCCCTCTTTTTCAACCATCGGTACGAGGAGATTCACAAGCTGAAGAGCGACATCGGCGTCTTCAACAGCGTAAAACGTGATCTCCTCAAGAGCCACATCGGACATTAATATCTGATCCTTACCGCTGCCTATAAGCTCCGTGATCGGCTGCATTTTGTATCCGAGATATTCCATCGATAGATAATCAATTTTATACGATCGCGCTTCAGGTTTAAGTAAAAACGCCGCAATAATACTATCGGACACGACACCGGAGACTTCTATCCCGTTCAGGGAAAGTATCAGCATGTCGTACTTGATGTTTTGACCGCATTTCGGCAGGTTGGAATCTTCTAAAACCGGTTTAAGTTCCGCAAAAACATTCTCGAGGTCGTTTCCATCACTGCCGAACAGGCTCTTTGTCTTCCCTTGAAATTCTATCGGAACATACCAACCTTCATCCTGATTTATACTGAAAGAAAACCCGACAATTTCCGCCTGCATAGGGTTCACGGATGTGGTTTCAAGATCGAGAGAGAGTAACCCGGATTTTTTAATCTTTTTGATCATCGCTCTCAACGATTTCAAGTCGGTTACTCTTTCATAGTTCTTTTCAACTTTTTCAATCGGAACGCCGCTGTCAGCTTGTATCTCCTCAAGCATATTCCAGAATTCAAGCTCCTTCAAGACTTCGACGAGCCGGTCGCTGTCGAGTTCCTTCCTTTTGAGATCCTCTAATTTTGTTTTTACGG
The Candidatus Neomarinimicrobiota bacterium DNA segment above includes these coding regions:
- the polA gene encoding DNA polymerase I → DDLRSQLPMIDKILEAFNVPRIDLAEYEADDIIGTLAKEGERDGCDVLMVTADKDFAQLVTDKVRMYNTRAKPDESNIIDVEGVIKKWGVKPGRIRDYLALVGDTSDNIPGVTGVGPKGALKLLNEFDSLKGVFENIDKINGEKLKENLVRDEEMAELSFDLVTIRTDAPVKTKLEDLKRKELDSDRLVEVLKELEFWNMLEEIQADSGVPIEKVEKNYERVTDLKSLRAMIKKIKKSGLLSLDLETTSVNPMQAEIVGFSFSINQDEGWYVPIEFQGKTKSLFGSDGNDLENVFAELKPVLEDSNLPKCGQNIKYDMLILSLNGIEVSGVVSDSIIAAFLLKPEARSYKIDYLSMEYLGYKMQPITELIGSGKDQILMSDVALEEITFYAVEDADVALQLVNLLVPMVEKEGMTKIYQEIEIPLIHVLLRMEKAGVYLKVDHLKRMSSDLDVDIKEIEQRIHKLAGEEFTINSPKQLANILYEKLGLPPTRKTKTGFSTDQRAMESLKKEHEIVEKVLEYRMYTKLKSTYLETLPKLVDPKTGRVHSTFSQTVAATGRLSSSDPNFQNIPIKTEIGRKIRHAFVPEKRGWKILSADYSQIELRIMAHLSNDPTLIQAFRDDEDIHSRTAAGLYGIDLKDVTSEMRNAAKTVNFAIMYGARAFRISGELGISMEDASATIDEYFSRFPGINNFIASSIAMAREEKFVTTILGRKRYLYEIDSSNFNLRQSAERIAVNTQLQGSAADMIKIAMINVDERIRKEKLSSMMILQVHDELVFEVPEEEVEQLTSLVIEEMRGAMELDVPVKVEVSVGKDWYEAH